Below is a genomic region from Gemmatimonadetes bacterium SCN 70-22.
CTGCATGCCGTCGACCGTCTCGAGCGTCGTCTCGATGCCGCGCGCTTCCTCGACGGTGATGACGCCGTCCTTGCCGACCTTCTCCATCGCGTCGGCGATCAGCTCACCGATCTCCTTGTCGTTGTTCGCGGAGATGGAGGCGACCTGCGCGATCTCCTTCTTCCCGGCGGTCGGGACGGAGATCTTCTTCAACTCCTCGACGATCGCGGCGACGGCCTTGTCGATGCCGCGCTTGAGCGCCATCGGATTCGACCCGGCGGTGACGTTCTTGAGCCCTTCGCGGTAGACCGCCTGCGCCAGCACGGTCGCCGTCGTGGTGCCGTCACCCGCGACATCGGACGTCTTGGTCGCGACTTCCTTCACCATCTGCGCGCCCATGTTCTCGAGCGGATCGGACAGCTCGACTTCCTTGGCGACGGTCACGCCGTCCTTGGTGATCGTCGGAGCGCCGAACTTCTTATCGATGACGACATTCCGGCCCTTCGGGCCGAGCGTGACCTTCACCGCATCCGCGAGCTTGTCGACGCCGCGCTTGAGCGCCGCGCGCGCGTCTACACTGAAATAGAGTTCCTTCGCAGCCATGGCTTGTATGAGACGAGTAGGAAGTTGACGTTAGGCCGGGAGCGGCCGGAACCGGGGCTGGCGAGTCGGGTCAGGCGCCTTGCGCCGCCGACCGCCCGTCCCCCGTCCCCCGTCTCCCGTCTGCTTCAGCTGTTGATGATCGCGAGGATGTCCGACTCGCGCAGGATGAGGAGCTGGTCGCCGTCGACCGTCACCTCGGTCCCGCTGTACTTGCCGTAGAGGACCTTGTTGCCCACCTGGACATCGAGCGGCACACGCTTGCCATCCTCGAATCGCCCCGGGCCGACGGCGACGATCTCGCCCTGCTGCGGCTTCTCCTTGGCGGTGTCGGGGATGTAGAGCCCCCCACGCATCGTCTCGGCCTCCTCGAGTGGCTTTACCACCACGCGATCGGCGAGCGGAGCGACCTTCGTCGCGCTCTTCGTGCTCATAGCGAACAACCCTCCATTCTGGGTCCGGATGATGTGAAAAAAACCTCAGCCGCGTCGTCAGCACTCACGAGCCGAGAGTGCTAACGGAGCCAAAACTACGCCCCGTCGGCCGTCACGGTCAAGGGTCTCGACGTGAGCACTTGCAGCCGGAACGAACCCGCCGTCACGCCTCACATGAATGCCATTATCTACTTCCGGAACAACGACTTAGGACGCTCCGCCCACGCCTATTCACCACGGACGGGCCCGGGAGCGCCGGTGGTCCAGGCGCCACAGCATCCCGCGCTACGCCGTCGGCGCCGAGTGCAGGAGGTCGTACGCCATGCGGAGACCGATCAGCGTCAGGTGGGGTTCGACCCGGTCGATGGTCTCGCACAGGGGGGCAATCATCGGCGCCAGCCCTCCGGTGGCGATCACCAGGGGGACATGGGGGGTCGGCCACTCGCGCTTGATGCGTCGCACCAGCCCATCCACTGCGTCGGCCGTCCCCAGCACCACGCCGGAGCGGATGCATTCCTCGGTGCGCCGGCCGATGACCCGTGCCGGCGGGACGAGCTCCGTGGCGGGGAGCTTCGACGTGCGCCGGAAGAGGGTCTCGGCCGAGGTACGCACCCCGGGGGCGATGACCCCTCCCAGGAAGACGCCGTCGGCGGTGATGCAGTCGTACGTCGTCGCCGTCCCGAGGTCCACGACGATCGTGTCGGCGGCGTGCAGCCGCGATGCCGCGAGCGTGTTGATGATGCGGTCGGCGCCGACGGTGAGCGGCTCGATCACGTCGAGGGTGATGGGGAGGGCGGACCGGGCATCGACGACGACCGGGGTGACGGCGAAGAGGAGGTGGCACGCCTCGCCTAACGGGTCGGTCATGGCCGGGACGACCGAGCCGATGGCGACGCCGCGCACGTGCCGTGGGGCGATGCCGCTGGCGGCGAGCAGGGCGCGCAGCGTCAGCCCGATCTCGTCGGGCGTGCGCGTGGCGTCGGTGGTGACGCGCCAGTGGCCCCGGAGCCCCTCGCCCTCGAAGAGCCCGATGGTGGTCTCCGTGTTGCCGACATCGAAAACGAGGATCATGCCGCCTCTCCCTCGATCGTGAGCGACCCCGACGTGCGCTCGAGCACGCCCGCCGGCGTCGCGATGCGAACCGCCCCCGCCGGCGAGATGCCGACGACGGTGCCTGCCACGGGGGCGGTGACGCGCCGGCCCCGCGCCCAGTCCCGTGCCGCGAACGCCTCCATCTCGCGCTGGGTGAGCGCCCCGCGCGCCGCCGCCGCCCCCCGGATGG
It encodes:
- a CDS encoding co-chaperone GroES, whose translation is MSTKSATKVAPLADRVVVKPLEEAETMRGGLYIPDTAKEKPQQGEIVAVGPGRFEDGKRVPLDVQVGNKVLYGKYSGTEVTVDGDQLLILRESDILAIINS